One genomic region from Cygnus atratus isolate AKBS03 ecotype Queensland, Australia chromosome 18, CAtr_DNAZoo_HiC_assembly, whole genome shotgun sequence encodes:
- the NDUFAF8 gene encoding NADH dehydrogenase [ubiquinone] 1 alpha subcomplex assembly factor 8, with product MSAAPTWRRPARDGTAAAMSGRGVWLRARARLRRFPALLGDCGEQAAAYGRCVAAASAGGGEVRRDGCLREFRALRDCFARAAAAAART from the exons ATGAGCGCCGCGCCAACATGGCGGCGCCCGGCCCGTGACGGGACGGCGGCGGCGATGTCGGGCCGCGGCGTGTGGCTGCGGGCGAGGGCGCGGCTGCGGCGCTTCCCGGCGCTGCTGGGGGACTGCGGGGAGCAG GCCGCCGCCTACGGGCGCTGCGTGGCCGCGGCctcggcgggcggcggggaggtgCGGCGGGACGGCTGCCTGCGGGAGTTCCGGGCGCTGCGGGACTGCTTCGCCCGCGCG gcggcggcggcggcgagaACGTAA